AAAAAGAAAatcaacaacaaaaaacaagaccgaatgatcccataagtgtaccgcgaacaaagttttgtgcggtacactaataatgggttaagtaggtacctataggtagtatATTTTAAGATCTTCGTTTGGTTAGGTAAGTTAATGATCTTACCCATTCTGCTCTCATTATAGCAGCGTAGCGTGGTTAGTGCTCATCTAGAGAACAAAAGCCACTTGGTATTTATTAGCTATTGATAGTGAACCGAGAGCGATTTTACACCGAGGGCAATTCTAAGGTTAAATATGATTACTTATGACATAATTCATAGCATTTCTACCACAGTTgcctacataattaattaatgattaatttattaacttATATGATAATATCAGGTTGCAAGAAATAGACATGTGACGAATATTCTTATCACGATTTATTGCTAATAGGTATTGGTTGGAATACCAATCTTGGAGATTGCAAGATTCTACAAGGCAGCAAAATGattgaataataattaatatctgggtgaccgagcttcgctcggaaaacatataataactcggaaatgcgcgttttcccagagataagacctagctagatcgatttttcgcccccgaaaacccctacataccaaatttcatggaaatcgttagagccgtttccgagatccccgaaatatatatacagggtgcttcctgtaacaggagcaataaattaaactaaaggctgtactcctcaaactgaccaacatttgttcagcaacttttaaaaattatgaatcctttagacttcctctttttcatacaaaataaatattgccttcaatgtacactgatatcagtgtgtttgacgttgcttgtcacgctttaaacataacaaaatttgtaatacattgcgtcttagaagaaactttaaagtgtaataaaaatcaaaacatgagttattttcaaaagttgctgaacaaatgttggtcagtttgaggagtacagcctacagtttaatttattgctcctgttacaggaagcaccctatatatataaataaataaataaacaagaattgctcatttaaaggtattagaccATGTACCAACCCAGCCACCATGTTATCGACTCATGCATTCTGCCCTGGCTTGGTGTAAACTCGCAAGTCTCTGTGTCCGTTCACGTTATTTGCCGGCGAGGGACAAGCTCTACGTGTTACAGAttagatataggtacatagtataatacataggtacctatattgtcATCAGAAGCGAGCGCCTCATACGTCTCGTGCCTAGCTTGGTGTAAACTAGCAACTCTCTGTGTCCGTTCACGTTCCTAGCTAGTGATGGCACATTATGTGGTTATGTTATAATACTATAAGTGTTCAGAACGCATCCTATGTGACGTCACGGACGGCCGATTGCGTCCGAAATTCGAAGATCGGCAACGATTGGATGCGTATATAACGTCCGCCGCCAGCAGCCAACGGCAATCTTTTAAAATACGTTGAAATGACAAACTGTACTTGTAGTTGTACTACTGTATTAATCTCTGTACACAAGTTAAAGTAATAAGTCTTCATTGAAGATCCACTTAGGCATCCCTGCACCACTAGAAAGGAGCCTAGGCCTGAACaataatagataaataatatacatacctatgttgTCATCGGCAGCGAGCGCCTCATATGACTCGTGCATCCTCGCTTGGTGTAAACTCGCAAGTCTCTGTGTCCGTTCCCGTTCCTTGCCGGCGACGGCGCACGCGCGGTGCTGGTCTGCGGGCAGCGTCCCGAGGGCAGTGAGGAAGTCGTGCGCGATCATGCCGGTGCCGCACACGCCCCAGCGGAGCTGCTTCACCATCTGGAATAACTCTTTTGTCAGTGTACAAAAAACTGGAATAAACTACGAACTACTACTATAATCGTCAGGCGACAAAACCATATCAGAAATTATGTCTTggcctctacacgatggcccagcgccggccactccaagggacgcatttatgcgttagagggaacaagtgatattgctatctcattctactgcatggttgcgtcccttggagtggccggcgctggcccatcgtgtagaggagccattaaatcgTCATCGCTTGACAACCAAATATCacctagtacagtcagcagcagaagttactaagcgggcgaggtttcaaaattaccttgacgcgctcttattctcttaacaataaagtcgtgtcaagatcattttgaacatattgcccgcttagcaactattgctgcggACTGTACCCAGTAGTAGTTAGTGCTGTAGCAAATGAAGTGGACATTTTTGATAAGTTTAGCATGGTCAGCATGTCAGTGGCGGGGCGTCCTGCCGATAAAACTTGATGTTCATCGGCTTCGCTAATTTAAGACAAGTGACCGTCTTATATACACCTAGGGCCTAGGCGCCATCTGTTCGGTAGTCCAtctgtagcagggatgttgcggatgcagattttttgacatccgcggatgcggatatttaaaggctcacatccgcggatgcggatgtcaagattagatacttaaaaaacgtcaaatattacatttttagaaatttttattaaataaaaacgaaacgtttagtatttgtacaagaatataagtgcgttatatttaataaacagtaacttggccgacttttctggatctagactattctagacgatatcgttataggtaatgacgaaattacctgcatttacgccgccgctaagacctttctgtaccgacttgttcgacatccgcatccgcataagctccgcatcgattttatgcggatgcggatgttgaaaataatgcggaagttccgcggttgcggatgcggatgcggatgttcgcaacatccctgatctgtaGTTTACACTAAAATGCTATTGAGCATTAGATGCCAATCAATGTCAAAGTAATAGACATTTTAGGGTCAAATAGGTACGCATCAAATTGGTCACACTCAATCTAAAACACATTAACTATGAcgaaacttttaaaaagttatcTAAAGCTAAACAAATATTTATCTTATTCCTATGTACATAGAGACTGAAGTCAGCATAGAAAATGTATTATGCTGTTAACTAATGTAAACCTTATGGGAAACACATAAGGTGTACTGATAGTCGGTTAATTGTTAAAGAATGTAAGACAGGAATTGTAAGCATTTCTAAAGTAAACCATGTAATTTCAATGACAGTTAATAACTCGTGTGACTACATAGCTAGTTGTAACCTTCAGGTAGTACTTACATTCAGTTGAGTGTATGACCTGAATTATTTTAGCTGTACATGTATGTAGTTGTAGTGCTTACATTTGCATCTATGCTACATGGAATATAATACCTACGGCTATTGACCATTGATTAGTACAGTACAGACTATTAATTTATACAGGGTAACTTGTGATTTGATGagtttattatttgtttattaaatctttattgcacaatacatgaaggtacaaatggtgGACTTAATGCCCTATGGGGcctaaggcattctctaccagtcaaccaatgtcttttaaaattaatgaaactgTAATCAAGACTATTTCTTGAAAGGGTTTTATTAGACTACTAGAGCTAATTATTTTAGTCCTAACTAAAAGTATTCACATATATGTTTTTCTGTAGATATGTATTCAACAGGCTTTAGAGATAAGTGTGGATTATTTCTTATCATTAGATAATCATATGAACATAAAGTGTTATCTTTGATATGTGAAGAATACAGTGATTGGACTAAGGAAaagtaatacaataaatattataggacaattttacacataCAAACCTAATCCCACAGTATTTCACAGTAAGCTCTGTATGACTTGTGTGGTGGGTACTAGGTGACAATATACTGtatatggatgttttctatgtcttagtaacaaatatttatgataatcATGAATATTCAGCACAATATTATGTCCAAAATTGGATTCCCACAATgatcaaataaaaaattatgatgTCTGGTCACCCTACCATAAGGCCTTTTAAGTctgttaaccctttgaccgccgttggcatgtatacaagacaacgatagaacgatacactggcgccgctgtcttgtatacaagacacaaattcaaccgctcggtaaatgtgaaaaaaacatcaattgtattttttttacactcgtGTTAATGTTTTGGgtctttgatttttaaaataattgcatttaaaGCAAATATataaatccattcttttataataaggctatcaaaaaaattgctccatatttcaacgtttttcatgttcctcgtcgccgttgtcttgtatacaagacagctagggatgggaatgttaactcgatatgagaatattcaatataaatatcaaatcgcaaatctggttttatttaagcatttgaacacctgttaaatgccaattggtggtaactagtaactagaatacgtTAAACGAGAGAGAGACAGGAATAACTATAGCTGAAattcagggagcttcttcagctgtcgATAGTAGAGttagacaagtaaatctgtccttgtggtatATTAGCAGAACAAATGATTCATTTTGAGATGATAGTGTAAtggggagtgataccctgcagtgaccgcttcgcacaataatggtacaggcggacgctCGAACTAGTCAGTGccgcctaactatgagaatgttatatatttgaaattgacgaaaaattgaCATGGTAGAgaggatgtaatacgggaactgagaagctcatctaaggaacatgtcgaatgtgacacatgcattcccgaacatATCCGATCCCCACCCTGttctaatattattgttcttcactcattgacaattcaacccacgtgtaattttccccaatgcagtacatttatattatcgacacacgatgcgcggctctaaccttacgcttataaagtttacgtaccgacaagcgcttacgccgttgacctagagactattattacttaatccgcgcggaaacagtccttgtcggtctgcactgcgggcagtccatgcgcgccgttgtcttgtatacaagccttctcgtacagcctagtgcggtgatattacgtcacgaatcgatattgtttagtggttgtttttaatgataaagacctttatttttaacattgtcgtgtgtaaaaaaaatctaaatttttggcattttcgaaataattaaatttggttaagaacaaagccaaattgagaagatttttaccatgacttgtaaatatcgatatcactatttgcaatccctaaactttttattagttgtttacttaaaatttactctggcgtgtgagtgagcgtctttgcagactaggtccggcggccaaaaggttaactaTTTCTAATTTAGATGCATGCATGTAGTAGACCATCTGCTGTGTAtagcatgtatgtatgtatagaaTGTATGTGTGTCCATTTGAGCAGGTTGACTGGTAGcctgtttatttatattacctttAGGAGCTCCAATATGGTACTGTGTTAATGGTGCTTGATGAATGAAGGCAATAAAACTGAGTGCCCGACAAGGTCTAATGATTGTTTAGCATGTGCTTTACACATTTTTCATATTATGCTAATTACAGTAATTATACACCACATTgagcttatttttttttacatgtttttcacaaacctattaaaattattttaagtgGATTAGTCATGTACTTTTCAAATAATCACTTATGTGATTGATTAGTTCTGATTCCAGGatctattaggtattaattttattaaactacATTATATGAATAACCcatttaaaatcattttataATCCTCTAGTCTCACGGAAATTGTATACTTAGAAAAAATGCTTTTTCCAGTCTAATAGTGGCCAAAAATTACAATTATGATCGTAGTTGGTCGAACTAaaaatgatttaatttttaaaagctataaataagttaaattagaaGTCTTTTGGCACAGCCCTACATacctttttttttcaggtaTAATAGCACTGAAATATAGGGCTCCAATGAATAGTGTATGTAGTTATTAAGGCCTTCAACTTTTAAAGCGCGACATCAAATTTGCATAAAAACACGCGGCACTATTTGAAATGATATTTAGTTTTCTGAATGTAATGCACGATATTTACGAAGTTATTCTATGACTTTCATGAAAAAGTATTGCGTGCAAAATGCATAAGCACGAAATTCCGTCCTAGACAAACATAATCCTTGAAATAGATCTAATAgttttattcattttacttgatctatttaaataaaaacaaataccgACCTTCACAAACTTTTTCCAGCAACTAACCGATGTCCAAGAGCATATATGTTTTCACAGATGCAAATCGTTCGTAATTTATTTGGATATCAcccaaatttcatagaaatattTACTAAGCAACTTAAAAAATCGAGAGCGCACTAATTATAACGTTTGCAGACCCAGTCTATTGGACACACGATACAACCGTCAATCGTCGCTGTCAGCTGACAActgccaaagagaatataatcactacgttttaagagacgGGACTTCCATACTAGCGATTTGAATCAGGTTTTGCAGTCTGTGTATGTTTGGTTCTCCAATCATTATCAACATGTACGACTAAGAACTGTCAAAGAACAGTACCAACATAACAGACTTTAAATAGTGTAGTATCCTACACGCTTGCGtattttatcgacatcgacaaAATGGGGATGGTTGAAACATAGGCTCCTGTCAACAAATTTCGTACTCAGGTTAGGATCGAGTCCACGACCGCGGGCCAAatatcgtcagtcatcgcctccgcttgatactttgtcagatgacaGTTTAGATGCTatcatgaattaaaaaaatagccagccggttgtatcgcggtggaaaggCCGTCGGTtgatcaccaaacatgtaaaaaaaaaaaaaaatttttttcagtcatcgcctcccgattgatactttgccagatgatagtttagatgcTATTAAAATaaccgtcagccggttgtatagcGGTGGAAAGACCGTCAGCTACTtgcataaacatataaatattacGCGCCTACCATTTATGTCCGTAAATCCGTAAGGCGTTTATTGAAATGCCTGCGAAAAACCTACATGCAAAGTTTCATGATTTAGTTATTACTATAATAAAAAGGTACAGcgcttattttttacatatttatgcaAGTAGCTGACGGTCTTTCCACCACTATACAACCGACTGACTattctttttatttataataacatctaaactatcttctgacaaagtatcaaacgggaggcgatgacaattttttttttttttacatgtttcggtggctgccattcctcaacccaccaacggagcggcagctgacgtccatgaGGGATCATCATACATAGCCGTTAACCAATATACGAGTTATCGCccgggaggcgattggtcatggaaatctGTTCATGGCTCGCGGTCCATATATAGTGTTCTTTGAGTGGACTAATACATGGTTGGACTTAAATGTGGACCAGAAATATTTTGGAGGATGGAGCAAAATGacacgttttttttattaaaagcttttTTTTCGCAATGGACTCCGCATACAAATTTTAATGCATGTAacttttctatgggaagatattATTATACCAGCTCTGAAGGTTCCCAATTAATTTGACCCACTGCTTGCACTTGAACACATACAGAAAACATCTAAATGTGTTATATAATTACAGTTTGCAAGCAAAATGTAGCGTGAAAGGGAGATTCTAAAAGTAGGAAATTATGTGACTAGGTATAATGGCAAAAGGAAAATTTCCTGCAAGGAAGATATGCATCTGGGAAAATTTTCGGAGAATTAATTATAGACATATCGCATGCAAGATATAGTTAGACCacgaaaagtctgcagcgattttgatacctagcccacgcagtgcatgtgttattttaaacgtcaaacgtctttgaaattatgacgtataaataacacttgcaccgcgtgggctatcaaaatcgctgcagacttttgtTGGCCAAACTCTATCAGGAAATTTCACTCATCTtactatattatttacattgatTAACAAATAAAGCTGCAGTTATCGATACTTGTAGTACATCCCTAGTTGACAATGAAAATTGATATGAAATATCTAATTTTCGATGTGTTTATAGCTTTATAGCCTGCTACACCAAAATAAGGTTAAAAGTATCTAAAGCAATACTTACCGGTCTTCATCCAACGGAAATTTCGCCATAAACTTTCTTTTTTGGGAACATCGCGAGTGTAGCGATTGCCACATATTTCGCATTTAAAGACCTTGATTTTCGGAGGCATTTACACAAAATCTATGGAGTCACTATAAATATCTTTTTATCACATTTGATTGTATTTGAAAATGGTAAACGCTTTTGAAAATTAAACTCCAAGAAATACGCGAGTAACACATGCAAGGCGCCATGACAAGCAAAGCAATATGGCTGACAGTTGACTTGACAGCTAAATAGCACTgacgttttattttgtttttttggctATGCTGAGGTCACCAACTTCCATACAAAACTTTTTTGTTCCTAGTTGCGTCAGCCTGACAACTGCCACAGTTAATGtgagttatacttggtcaaccagatcttgacagtagaaaaaggcggcaattttgaaaaatgtaggcgcgaaggaatataGAAGgcgcatagaaaattttaatttcgcgcctttttttactgacaaaatttggttgaccagctatagttattCAGTCATTTCAGTCTCGTgccaaataaaaagtaaatttatgGTAGAATGGTAGCAAAATCCATGTAAGCCAAAACACAGAAGCTAACCACTCTATGTCAAAAAGAAGTTTTATAGAAAAACATAGCTCCCCAATGTCATCACTCACCATTGACACTGACAATGACAGCCAGCCAGAATCATGTTGATTAATACTTAACGGGGAAGTAGTCTATGCATTATGTGAAGGTCAGAGATTTTTGTTATTTTctaattgttttcttacttcaCATTCACATTGTTTATGCTATGAACAATGGCGATACCAATTGTTTTGCGAAGATCGTATTTGAACTTCAGGAACAACGGATTATGTTTAGGAAACGTTAATACGTCGTACGGCAGTCTGTTCTCACGGTATTACAGTGACAATAATGATGTTATAAATAATGCGGAGTTTACTAATAGTACTATTCTGATAGAGAATGGTTTCAACGTGCACGAGCTTCCTGTAGTCGTGCGGAAGATAAAGGATTTAGCGGAGGTGTCCGAGGGTGCGCAAACGCAAGTATTGCCGCCGAGCGCGCCCGACTCGCTCGACTACCACCTCATCAAGGCCGAGTTCAAGCTCTGCACGGACCTGCGAGATGTATTCTCTTTACTCTCCAAGTGTACTAAAATTACCCCGAACATCGCGCTCGGCGCTATGGAGCGCATTTACGACTTGGAAAAAATACCCACACAGACACCTGGAATCGGGATGGATTCCAGCCTAGATGCCCCCAGGACCGTCCACATCAATTTGGCTAAAGGTGCTATTTTAGATAAGCTGTTGAAGGTTGTTACGAAGACAGAAGATACTCAGACCATACTGAATATACTGAATTCCAATTCAACATTCATGGAGCCATATAAACATAAGTTTTGTGATGAACTGTTGCTCAGAGCTATTGACAATCAGCTGTCCATTGAGCAACTATGTGAGTTTATAATGTTTCTGATGGAAAATAAAACTGATGCCAAATATTCTGATACTATAGACAAACTGTGGGTTGGCTTTGTAGACAAAGAAAACAATATCAATGAACATAACATAGCCCTTATATTCAAAGTGTTGCCAGGATTTAAAGTAAGCAAGAAGACAATTCTATCTCTACTGGAACAAAAATTAGCTGAGCTGTGGTATAATGTCAAGGTTCCTGACATGCAACATATTTTAAATACCTTTCTTCAAGAAAAATACTCATCCATGCAAACATTTGATGTTGTTGGAAGATGGTTTTATGCAAACCTCCACGCTTTGGATGAGGATACACTATTGGACATAGTTACTAAGTTCACTCGTTTAAATTATACAGATGATGTTGTCGAAAAGGCTGTAGAGAAATATATGAAACTTAAAGGCTCTAAAATTCAGTCGCAGATACTTACGGTTGCCATTCTTAATTACTGCATGCAGTTTCAAATACGCAATGAATCTATCTTGGATGCATGCAGTAAATACTTTATTAAAAATGGAATCACAGTGCCTACTAGCTTCCTAAAATCTTTCATCTACCCTTTTGGATATTTAAGTTATCATCCAAAAAATCATGAGGAGTTTTGGAAACTGGTAGAGGaaatcttgaatgaaaaatttgACTCAATGAGCTCTGATGACATTTCTTCCATAGTTTTATCTGGCATATATTCCGGTGTTTATCCTCTGCAGTTGGCCAGAAGATTATTCAGTGCAGAGTATTTAGTGAAAATAAATAATCCGGAAACACTGAGGAAACTTCACTTGATTGACACAGCTTTAGCAATAGAATGCACAGGCTATGCTGGTCCGTTCTTACCCAAAGACAAATGGTCCAAGTCTATGTCGCTAGACGGCAGAGTACGAAACATTAtagaaaagataaaagatagctTGCTAAAGGTATCCGGTGCCAATAAAATGTCAACTGCAGTTTTAATACCGTTCCTTTATGCAGACGAGACTTATATGATAGATGTCTTATTGCACCCAGCTGATGTAGAAACAGAAAATTTTAATTGGAAATTGAAGTCAGAAAAGAATGAAAATACAGCTATTTTAATCCATCTGCCTGATCATTTTTGTTCAGGCAATGAAACATTAATTGGGCCTCAGATGTTGAGGAAAAAGCACCTTAAGCTCTTAGGGATTAAGGTCGCAAGTGTCAAGTACTCCGTGCTTAGCAAATGCTACATATCGCGTAACAAATCCGAAATGGAGAGCTATCTCATTGATTGTATCAGAAATGCAGAGCATTgtaattgaaaaatatgttttattactCCAGCAGTGTCATTAAgataaaaagtaattataagGAAATAAGTGCCTACATTTATCTAGTCTGTATAAACCAAGTGGTAAACATAACataatacaatatatataaCTTTGTATGTTAAAGTTAATTGTATATTAGAAATTAGAAGTAGGTAGGGAATTCGATAAATAAAAGAGAACAATATTGTATCATTAATGTATTTCATTATACTCGTAACATTTATTATAACTTTCCTCCATACTTTACTCACTTTCTAATtcactaaaattattattttaaatattttaataatttcttaAACAACTTTTACAATTCGAATTATTCTTTTTCTCTAATAAAAACTCGTTCCAGATCAAAATGCTTACAATAAGTTAATTACAATGAGGCgagaaattatgaatttaaAACCCAATAGTCAGAATGGCGTACGGGTTTCAGGATGGGGTGGGGCTACAGCACAAGCGccagcgggcgcgggcgcgggcgcgggtgcGGGCGCGGGCAGGGGACTACGTCGCAGAAATCACAGATAACCTGGCGTCATTAACTCGCAACACTCCCTCCTTCACCCATAGCCAGAAATGACTACTCTATAATTTTATAGCCATAATGGTGTATCACAGCAACTCTAGCCTGAATATCAAATTGTAAAGAATGTGTCGCTGATCACAGCCTAATCTAAACAAGgtaatattacaaagattaatcACTCGACAGAGTTACATTACACGGCTCGAATAAGGCTAAACGTACGATTGAAACAACGAACACGACTTGAATCTatttgaaataggtacctaactatgtGCAATCTTTTGAATTACGATACGACTATTTAGTTACCGTGACAATTCTAACACTCATGTATCCTGAAAGCTATTATTACGAATAGATAGGTAAACGTTACCTATGACGTAGGTAATTGAAGGGCCAAGACCATAGATCCTACATATACTAGGTACTGGCGAAAACAGTACCTCGTTAATATATTACATGTGTAGAGGTAGTTTAGTatgtcaatgtcatatttcttaAAAAAGCGGCTCTCATACAATCTAAGTTACGCTGTCATTTTAAACCGACACGCTTATATTACATGGAACTTGGCATAAACATTTAGGTAACACTAACatatatctatgtctggtactagttttcgttactaaaaattgttatacaaagaaaatagagcgaatATACAGAAGTTTTGTGTGTAAAGCTTATACTCACTAGAATTCACtagataaagtgtcattcaatagaacttgctaactatgtaaacaaaagttactagtaaattgacattcagtgtcaatttcagtatggcggtttgtttacatagttagcaagttctattgaatgacagtttagtaCCAGATATAGATATGTTACCTGAATGTTTCTGTgaattttcatgttatttcagactgtccttttaaaatgagaacgtaacttggattgtatggcggcggctagacTCGTGTGATTCTTAACAAGTTGAATGATCGTCTACAAGTCGACCTGATGAACGCGCAGGCGCCTCCCTTCAATTACCGTAGTACAGTTCGAGTAGTCTACTTATTAGGTAGATTATCCTACGTTTAGTATTGCCACTGAATCCTTCCTTCCAATAATGTGAGCTTTGGCACAAGGGTATTATTTTACTTCGCGGATTTTATCTTCTACCTATACTAAAGTTATCGCGACGTCTAATAGGGTCTAATAAAACGGTAGTGGCTTCGACATTAGGTAACTAGGAATGCTTATTGCGGAATAGTAGCTGGCATACCAACTGCGCGGCGCAGCGCAT
This region of Cydia amplana chromosome 4, ilCydAmpl1.1, whole genome shotgun sequence genomic DNA includes:
- the LOC134663020 gene encoding FAST kinase domain-containing protein 3, mitochondrial-like; this encodes MAIPIVLRRSYLNFRNNGLCLGNVNTSYGSLFSRYYSDNNDVINNAEFTNSTILIENGFNVHELPVVVRKIKDLAEVSEGAQTQVLPPSAPDSLDYHLIKAEFKLCTDLRDVFSLLSKCTKITPNIALGAMERIYDLEKIPTQTPGIGMDSSLDAPRTVHINLAKGAILDKLLKVVTKTEDTQTILNILNSNSTFMEPYKHKFCDELLLRAIDNQLSIEQLCEFIMFLMENKTDAKYSDTIDKLWVGFVDKENNINEHNIALIFKVLPGFKVSKKTILSLLEQKLAELWYNVKVPDMQHILNTFLQEKYSSMQTFDVVGRWFYANLHALDEDTLLDIVTKFTRLNYTDDVVEKAVEKYMKLKGSKIQSQILTVAILNYCMQFQIRNESILDACSKYFIKNGITVPTSFLKSFIYPFGYLSYHPKNHEEFWKLVEEILNEKFDSMSSDDISSIVLSGIYSGVYPLQLARRLFSAEYLVKINNPETLRKLHLIDTALAIECTGYAGPFLPKDKWSKSMSLDGRVRNIIEKIKDSLLKVSGANKMSTAVLIPFLYADETYMIDVLLHPADVETENFNWKLKSEKNENTAILIHLPDHFCSGNETLIGPQMLRKKHLKLLGIKVASVKYSVLSKCYISRNKSEMESYLIDCIRNAEHCN